The genomic window TAGAGGGATTAACGCCCTCTATTAAAATCTATTAAAAATTAACTAGTTTACTTTGTCTTCATAAAGTGGACCTGGATTTTGCATCATTTCATAGTGCATTTGCATCATCTTTGTTTCGTTTGTCGCTCTAATATGAGCTATATCTCTATTTAGTTGCTCTACCTTAGCCCAATCAATCTTATCTTGAGTTAATGCTTTTGATATCTCTAGTTCTTTTTCTTGAATTGCAATTTTTTGCATCTGCATATCTTTTTTCATTTCAGGTGTCATCATCTTTGAAGTCATCATACCTTTTCCTCCAGCTCCCATCATAGGACATTGGCACGGCATTCCACTTTGCATCATCGGCATATTTTCCATTTTTCCGCCCTGCATCATACCACCCATTTGCCCTGCTGAAAATAGTGATGTTGACAATAAAACTGTTCCTAATATAAATAGTTTTTTCATTTTTTCCTCCTATTACTTTTTAATAAGAAAATTTGCCTTAAAGGCTTACAAGAACTTTACAAACTTTAATATCTCCTTCCTTCTTTCATTATAATAAATCTTTTTACTATTTTTGAATAAGCAGTCAAATTTCAGAAAAAATATATAGTTTTTTTTATTAAAATAAAAAAACTCTTTTATTTTTACATTTAATATAGTATCTTATATTAAATATTTTTATCAAAATAAAAAAAAGAAAATAGGAGTTTTTATATGAAAAGAAGAGAAAGATACATTATTAGCGGTTTAGTCATGTTCTTATGTATGGGAACTATCTATTCATGGGGAGTATTCCAAACCCCTTTAAGACAAACTTTAGAAACACTTTATGGAGAACCTGTTTCTCCTACTTTGGCAAGCATGCCATATACAACATTTTTATTTTGCTATGCATTTTCAATGCCTGTAGCTGGTTTATTTATTAAAAAAATCAATCCAAAAATTTTGGCTATAGCTGGTTCACTTTTAATATCTTTAGCTTGGATTTTGGCTTCATATGCTAAAAGTATTGAGTTTATAATTTTAACCTACGGGATTTTAGGTGGAATCGGCGTAGGAACTGTTTATGGGATTCCTATGGCCGTTGTAACAGAATGGTTCCCTGATAAAAAGGGATTTGCAGTTGGATTAACACTTTTAGGTTTTGGACTTTCACCATTTATTACAGCTCCTTTAGCTGGAGAATTAATAATTAAATTTGGTGTCTTTTCTACCTTTAAAATCTTAGGAATAGCTTTTGCTGTTATACTTACACTTTTATCTTTAACCTTAAGGTTTCCAAACAAAAGTGAAATAGTTGTAACTACACAAAAACATGAAGATTTAGGGTTTGATATCGGTCCTAAAGATATGCTTAAAACTACAAAATTTTATGCACTTTGGAGTTGCTATGCTATTGGAGCCTTTTCTGGGCTTTTAGCAATCGGAGTTTCAAGTTCATATGCTCAACAAGTGATTGGAATCTCTCCACTAAAAGCAGCATTTTTCACATCATTCTTTGCTATTTTTAACGGAATTGGAAGACCATTATTCGGAGCTATTACAGATAAATTAGGTTCTAAAAAAGCTATTTTAATATCATATTCATCAATTATTTTTGCAGCGGGATTATCTTTAACTTTTAAAGGTAATATTATCGCCTTCGTCATAGGTTTCTCAATCTTATGGTTAAATTTGGGTGGATGGTTATCAATAGCTCCTGCATCAACTGCAAATATTTTTGGAAAACCTCATTATACTGCAAACTACGGAATACTTTTCACAGCTTATGGTATTGGAGCTCTATCTCAAGGGTTTATTGGCGGATATTTTAAAGAAACTTTTGGATCATACATCTATATTTTTTATCCTGTTATTGTTGCTTGTATTTTAGGAATATTTATCTGCTTAATTTTTCTTCGAAATAAAAGTGTCAAAGGTTAACAACCTTTGACACTTTTACTTTTCTATCCTTATTATTTCTCCTGGCTTTTTTAAGCTATAACCATCTAACTCAGATATTTTTCTTTTAAAGAAATCAGATTTTAAAAACTCTATGAAACCATTAATCTTATCACTATTTTTTATTTTAGGATTAACTAAAAAATCGTACTCCTCTTCAGATATTGAGATAAAATCTAAATCTGCTATTTTAGCAGCCTCCATTATTCCAAGACCAACATCAGCAGTTCCATTTTTTATAGCCATCGCAACATCTAAGTGTGTAGATAACTCATAATCATATCCTACAATCTCTTCTGAATCGATCTCTTCTTTTTTCAAAAAATAATCTAAAAGTATTCTTGTTCCTGAGCCTCTTTGTCTATTTACAAATCTAACTTTTTGAGAAAAAATATCTTTTATATTTTTTATTTGAAGAG from Cetobacterium sp. ZOR0034 includes these protein-coding regions:
- a CDS encoding OFA family MFS transporter — translated: MKRRERYIISGLVMFLCMGTIYSWGVFQTPLRQTLETLYGEPVSPTLASMPYTTFLFCYAFSMPVAGLFIKKINPKILAIAGSLLISLAWILASYAKSIEFIILTYGILGGIGVGTVYGIPMAVVTEWFPDKKGFAVGLTLLGFGLSPFITAPLAGELIIKFGVFSTFKILGIAFAVILTLLSLTLRFPNKSEIVVTTQKHEDLGFDIGPKDMLKTTKFYALWSCYAIGAFSGLLAIGVSSSYAQQVIGISPLKAAFFTSFFAIFNGIGRPLFGAITDKLGSKKAILISYSSIIFAAGLSLTFKGNIIAFVIGFSILWLNLGGWLSIAPASTANIFGKPHYTANYGILFTAYGIGALSQGFIGGYFKETFGSYIYIFYPVIVACILGIFICLIFLRNKSVKG